Genomic window (Pseudomonas sp. MM211):
CCGAAGCGCGCCTCGATGAGCTGGCTGCTCAGGGCGTGAAGAAGCTGCTGGTGATGTGCCCGGCCTTCGTTGCCGACTGTATCGAGACCCTGGAGGAGATCGGTGATCGCGGCCGCGAACAGTTCGTGGAGGCAGGGGGGAGAGCCTGGAACTGGTGCCTTGCCTGAACGACCACCCGGACTGGGCTGCAGCGCTCAATCGGCTTTGCGAGCGAGCGCCGCAAAGCGTGTAAAAAATGCCCGGTTAGAGCCGGGCATTTTCTTTCTCAGATATCTGGCGCGTCGTCCGCTTTCTTTTTCTTCCAACCGTCATTGCCCGGCAGGATCAGATTCAGCGCGATGGCGACGATGGCACACAGGGCGATGCCCTTGAGGCCGAAGTCGTCCGGGCCGTCGCCGGTGCCGATCAGCACGCCACCGATACCGAACACCAGGGTCACCGAGACGATCACCAAGTTGCGTGCCTCGCTGAGGTCGACGCTGTGGCGGATCAGGGTGTTCATGCCCACCGCAGCGATCGAGCCGAACAGCAGGCATAGAATGCCGCCCATCACCGGTACCGGAATACTCTGCAGGATGGCGCCGAACTTGCCGATGAAGGCCAGGGTGATGGCGAAGATCGCCGCCCAGGTCATGATCTTCGGGTTGTAGGCCTTGGTCAGCATCACCGCGCCGGTGACTTCCGCGTAGGTGGTATTCGGTGGGCCACCGAACAGACCGGCTGCCGAGGTGGCCAGGCCGTCACCGAACAGGGTGCGGTGCAGGCCCGGCTTCTTCAGGTAGTTCTTGCCAGTAACGCTGCCCACCGCGATGACGCCGCCGATGTGCTCGATGGCCGGAGCCAGCGCCACCGGTACGATGAATAGGATCGCCTGCCAGTTGAAGGCCGGTGCGGTGAAGGCCGGCACTGCCAGCCAGGGCGCGTCGGCAACATGACTAAGGTCGAGAACGCCGAAGTAGATCGACAGGGCGAAGCCCACCAGGATGCCGGAGATGATCGGCACCAGGCGGAAGATGCCGCGACCGAACACGGCGACGATCACCGTGGTCAGCAGCGTCAGCATGGAGATCCACATCGCCGTGGCGTAGGGAACCAGTACGCTGCCGTCGCCACTTTTACCCATCGCCATATTGGCGGCGATCGGTGCCATGGCCAGGCCGATGGAAATGATCACCGGGCCGATCACCACGGGCGGTAGCAAACGGTCGATGAAACCGGTGCCCTTGATCTTCACGGCCAGGCCGAGAAAGGTGTAGACGAAGCCGGCCGCGACCACGCCGCCCATGGTTTCCGCCAGGCCGAACTGGCCCTTGGCGAGAATGATCGGGGTGATGAACGCGAAGCTCGAGGCCAGGAACACCGGTACCTGACGGCCCGTGACGATCTGGAACAGCAGGGTGCCCAGGCCCGCGGTGAACAGTGCCACGTTGGGATCGAGGCCAGTGATCAGCGGCATCAGCACCAGGGCGCCGAAGGCCACGAAGAGCATCTGCGCGCCGGACAGCACCTGACGCCACAACGGATCGTTGAATTCGTCGCGCATCGATCAGGCGTCCTTCTGCTTGGTGCCGAAGATCTTGTCGCCGGCATCACCCAGCCCGGGGATGATGTAGCCGTGTTCGTTGAGACGCTGGTCGATGGACGCGGTGTAGATCTTCACGTCCGGATGGGCTTCGTTGACCGCCTTGATGCCCTCGGGCGCGGCGACCAGCACCATGGCGCGGATTTCCTTGCAGCCGGCCTTCTTCAGCAGGTCGATGGTGGCGACCATCGACGCACCGGTGGCCAGCATCGGGTCGATGATCATCGCCAGACGCTCGTTGATTTCCGGTACCAGCTTCTCCAGGTAGGTGTGCGCCTTCAGGGTTTCTTCGTTGCGGGCCACGCCGACGGCGCTGACCTTGGCACCCGGAATCAGGCTGAGCACGCCGTCGAGCATGCCGATGCCAGCACGCAGGATCGGCACCACGGTGATCTTCTTGCCGGAGATCTTCTCGACCTGCACGGGGCCTGCCCAGCCGGCGATTTCGTAGTTTTCCAGCGGCAGATCCTTGGTCGCCTCGTAAGTGAGCAGGGCGCCCACTTCCTGGGCCAGTTCGCGGAAGTTCTTGGTACTGATATCCGCGCGGCGCATGAGGCCGATCTTGTGGCGAATCAGCGGATGGCGGATCTCGAGGACTGGCATTGCGGGGTCTCCGGCAAAAATGGGCAAAAAACACGCTAGATTAAAGCATTGCGTTGCGCTGTGGGCGCTGCGAATGTGGAACTTTTTAAAAACCGCTCGCAACGGCCATGCCACTTGTCGAGCGCATCCGTGGACGCTTGCGCCCCTCTCAGCTGATGGGTAACGTGCCGCCTTTTTCTGACCCGGTGATCAGTTTGTACGCCGGAGCCATTCATACCGTGCGAACCGACGCCCGCAGAGCCACGCTTCTGCTCACAGTCGCCGCCAATGAGGACATGACATGCCCGCCGATCTCGCCCACATCCGCCAGGTAATGACCGAAGCCGACTGTCTGTACAGCGAGGCCGAAGTGGAAGCCGCCATCGCCCGCGTCGCCGTGGCCATCAACGCCGAACTGGCCGAGCGCAACCCGGTGGTGTTCTGCGTGATGAATGGCGGGCTGATCTTTTCCGGCAAGCTGCTGACCAAGCTCGACTTCCCCTTGGAGGCCTCTTATCTGCATGCCAGCCGCTACCGCAACCAGACCAGTGGCGGCGAGCTGTTCTGGAAGGCCAAGCCGGAAGTCTCGTTCATCGACCGCGACGTGCTGATCATCGACGACATCCTCGACGAAGGGCACACCCTGGGCGCGATCATCGACTTCTGCCACCACGCCGGCGCTGCCAAGGTGCACACCGCCGTGCTGATCGACAAGGATCACGACCGCAAGGCGCGCCCGGACCTCAAAGCCGACTACGTGGGCCTGCCGTGCGTCGACCGCTATATCTTCGGTTACGGCATGGACTACAAGGGCTACTGGCGCAATGCGCCGGGGATTTATGCGGTGAAAGGGCTCTAAAGGTTCGTCGATTCGTCGGACTCTGATCGCCAGCTCTCGCAGATCGCCCGAGCGCGGGGTAGATCCCGGGCATAGCTCAGGCGGCCATGGGCATTCTGCAGGCCGGCACGGCGCAGCTTCAGGCGCAGCGACGGCGAGGCGCCGCTGACGATCAGGGAAATGCCGTGCTTGCGGTACTCCAGCACGATGCTGTGCAGTGCCGCGAGGGCGGTCATATCGAGCATCGGCACGCCGCTGACGTCGAGAATCACCACCCGGATATGCGGATCGAGGCGGCGCAGGGCGCCCAGCGTGCGCTCCGCTGCACCGAAGAACAACGGGCCACGAATGGCCAGGGCCTGCACATGCTCCGGCAGGTCGTTCAGGGCCTGGTGGCTGTGCCGTGGCAGGCTGCGCGTGTCGGTCAGTTCGCTCATGCGCTTGATGAACAGCCCGGCAGCCAGCAACAGGCCGACGCCAACCGCCAGCACCATGTCGAACAGCACCGTGAGCAGAAGGCAGGTCAGCAATACCAGCACGTCGCTGCGTGGCGCGATGCGCAGGGTATGCGCCACATGGTGGGCTTCGCTCATGTTCCACGCGACCATCAGCAGCAGGGCGGCCAGCGCGGCCATCGGCAGGTAACTGAACAGTGGGGCGAGAAACAGGATCGCCGCCAGCACCACGGCAGCGTGGATGATGGCTGCCAGGGGCGAGCGGGCACCGGCTCTCACGTTGGCGGCGCTGCGGGCGATGGCAGCGGTTGCGGTGATACCGCCGAACAGCGGCGCGACCAGGTTGCCGATGCCCTGGCCGAGCAATTCGGCATTGGGGTCGTGTTTACTGTCGGTCATGCCATCGGCGACCACGGCGCAGAGCAGCGATTCGATGGCGCCAAGCATGGCGATGGCGAACGCCGGGGCCAGCAACTGGCGGATCAGCTCGAAGGACAGAATCAGCGGCTGGCCATCGGCGCCAGGTAGATGCCAGGGCCAGGCAAAGGTCGGCAGAAAGGGCGGAATGCCCGGGTAGCTGACGCCGTCGACGACGTAGCTGAAGCGCTCACCCAGCGTCGCTACCGGTAGGCCGCCTCGCTCCAGCAGCAGGCCGAGCAGCGCACCGACCGTCAGTGCCACCAGATGCCCGGGGATGCGCGGCACCAGCCGCGGCCACAGCAGCAACACAGCAAAGCAGGCCAGCGCTACCAGGCTGTCGCCCAGATGGATGCCGGGCAGGGCCTGGAACAGCAACTGCAATTGCTCCACGTAATGGCTCGGTTGTCCGGCCAGTTGTAGGCCGAGCAAGTCCTTGATCTGCAGGGTGGCGATGACGATGCCGATACCCGCGGTGAAGCCAAGCGTGACCGGGTAGGGCACGAACTCGATCAGGCGACCGGCCTTGATCAGGCCCAGGGCGATCAGGATCAGCCCGGCCAGCATGGTGCACAGCAGCAGGCCGCCGATGCCGAACTGCTGAGTGATCGGCAGCAGAATCACCACGAAGGCTGCGGTGGGGCCGGAAATGTTGAAACGCGAACCACCACACAGGGCGATCAGCGGCGCTGCGACCAGCACGGTGTAGAGGCCATGCTGCGGCGCCACGCCGACGGCGATCGCCAGGGCCATGGCCAGCGGGATGGCGATGATACCCACCGTGAGGCCAGCGCTCAGGTCGCCACGCAGGCTGGCCCAGGAGTAACCGCGCAGGCTCTGGCGACAAGCGGCGAACAGGGTGGGCATCGTGGCACTTCCTGGGAGATTGCCGCCAGTATAGGAGCGGGTAGAGGGCGTGGTGGTTGACTTAGGTCGCGTACCGCTCAAGTCGTGCTGGTGTTAGAAAGGTCGGCTGCGTCTGAGTCCTGCGCCCTGCGTTGAGCGGTTGCGGCGCCGGGGTTACACTGCCCGCCCCGTGTGGTCTGGTTTGCTGGAGTGAGCGATGCGTAAAGACAAGAAGCAGGTGATTGGCGACGAAGTGAGCGATGAGCAGATCAAGCTGTTTCTCGCCGTGGAACCGGCTGACGCCACGCCGCCCTCGCTGCACAAACTGGTCAAGGCCTACCGCGGTCTGCGTGACCACGACTTCGAGCGTTTCGTGGGTTTCTTCGTCGAAGCCGGTTATGACCTCGATGCCAAGGATGCCGACGGTAATGACTTCGTCGCCCTGATCAAGGATCAGCGTCAGTCCGAGGCTTACATCCAGGCAATCACCGCCGCGCGCGGTTGATCGCCAGCGGGTGACGGCGTCCTGTCGTCGCCCGCTCTGATCGTCTGATGGCTAATCGCCGCGTTTACTGTCGATCCTGTTCAGACGATTGCCCTCGAAACGCAGAAAGTAGTTCATGCCGTTGCGCGGGCCGTAATTCCATTCTTCTATCTGCACTTCATGGGTGAAGCCGTAGCTGTCGGTCTGTTCCTTGTAGCCAATGAACGCGCGGTTGTTTGGTTCGCCACATTTGGACAGGACTTCGGCGGTGCTGTCGCCGCTGCTCGCCAGGGCGCTGCCACAGCGCCAGGTCGCTGCGTTGACGGTGCCGGCCAGGAGCATGAGCAGGGTGCAAGATATGAGTGTCTTCATGGTCGTCATTGCTGGCGTTTGCGCTCGATGCGCGTCAGCCGATTGCCCTCGAAGGTTAGGATGGTAAACATGCCGTTGCTGGGCTCGTAAGCCCATTCCTCGATGTTCGTTTCGCGCCTGTCGTAGCCGCCTAGGGTATAGCCGACAGGGTCGCGGAATGCCGGCTCGCCACATTTCTGCATCACCTCGAAGGTGCGATCGCCGAGGTTCACCAGCTTGCTGCCGCAGCGCAGGGTATCGGCCTGGCTCAGCAGTGGGGCGGCGCAAAGCGCCAGCATCAGACCCAGTCGTTTCATGTCGTCACTCGCTGCCCAGGTGAAGGGGGTGGCCACACGGCCGTCGCTGGTGGCCTCGCCGAAGCTGACGTCGAGTAGATAGACGCGCTCGGCCGCCAGTTTGCCGCTATCTACCAGATAGGCCTTGATCGCCGCGGCGCGATCCTGGGCCAGCTGGCGCAGCAGGCCACGGCTGTCTGTCCAGGATTCGACCACGGCATCGCGCAGGCGCTGCGTGCGTTCGTCACTGTCCAGGTCGGCCCACTCGGCAGGCGGCTGCTGTTTCAGGCGCGCACGGTAGATGCCCTCCAGCAGCGGCGCCTTTTCGTCTTCGGGCACAACCAGCAGATCTGCACTGGCCGGTACCTGATCACCGCGGCGCTGCATGATGCGATACAGATAATCCTGATACTCGCGCTCGAGGCGCTGCGCGGCCAGCAGTGGGCCGTCGCTGCTCTGTGCGCTGGCGCCTTCGATTTCCAGGCGCAGGGTAGGACGCTCCTGCAGGGCGCTGGAGAGTACGTCGAGAGACTTCTTCGCCTGGCCGTCCAGTTCGTCGCTGCCTGCTGCGAAGACTACGGTGCTCAAGTCCATCTCGGCGCCGCCACTGACCAGCCCGCCGATGAACTTGAACGGCGCCTGGGCGGCTCGCAGCACCAGATTGCGCAGGGTCTGCCAGACGATCGGCA
Coding sequences:
- a CDS encoding uracil-xanthine permease family protein; translation: MRDEFNDPLWRQVLSGAQMLFVAFGALVLMPLITGLDPNVALFTAGLGTLLFQIVTGRQVPVFLASSFAFITPIILAKGQFGLAETMGGVVAAGFVYTFLGLAVKIKGTGFIDRLLPPVVIGPVIISIGLAMAPIAANMAMGKSGDGSVLVPYATAMWISMLTLLTTVIVAVFGRGIFRLVPIISGILVGFALSIYFGVLDLSHVADAPWLAVPAFTAPAFNWQAILFIVPVALAPAIEHIGGVIAVGSVTGKNYLKKPGLHRTLFGDGLATSAAGLFGGPPNTTYAEVTGAVMLTKAYNPKIMTWAAIFAITLAFIGKFGAILQSIPVPVMGGILCLLFGSIAAVGMNTLIRHSVDLSEARNLVIVSVTLVFGIGGVLIGTGDGPDDFGLKGIALCAIVAIALNLILPGNDGWKKKKADDAPDI
- the upp gene encoding uracil phosphoribosyltransferase; the protein is MPVLEIRHPLIRHKIGLMRRADISTKNFRELAQEVGALLTYEATKDLPLENYEIAGWAGPVQVEKISGKKITVVPILRAGIGMLDGVLSLIPGAKVSAVGVARNEETLKAHTYLEKLVPEINERLAMIIDPMLATGASMVATIDLLKKAGCKEIRAMVLVAAPEGIKAVNEAHPDVKIYTASIDQRLNEHGYIIPGLGDAGDKIFGTKQKDA
- a CDS encoding hypoxanthine-guanine phosphoribosyltransferase, with amino-acid sequence MPADLAHIRQVMTEADCLYSEAEVEAAIARVAVAINAELAERNPVVFCVMNGGLIFSGKLLTKLDFPLEASYLHASRYRNQTSGGELFWKAKPEVSFIDRDVLIIDDILDEGHTLGAIIDFCHHAGAAKVHTAVLIDKDHDRKARPDLKADYVGLPCVDRYIFGYGMDYKGYWRNAPGIYAVKGL
- the dauA gene encoding C4-dicarboxylic acid transporter DauA, translated to MPTLFAACRQSLRGYSWASLRGDLSAGLTVGIIAIPLAMALAIAVGVAPQHGLYTVLVAAPLIALCGGSRFNISGPTAAFVVILLPITQQFGIGGLLLCTMLAGLILIALGLIKAGRLIEFVPYPVTLGFTAGIGIVIATLQIKDLLGLQLAGQPSHYVEQLQLLFQALPGIHLGDSLVALACFAVLLLWPRLVPRIPGHLVALTVGALLGLLLERGGLPVATLGERFSYVVDGVSYPGIPPFLPTFAWPWHLPGADGQPLILSFELIRQLLAPAFAIAMLGAIESLLCAVVADGMTDSKHDPNAELLGQGIGNLVAPLFGGITATAAIARSAANVRAGARSPLAAIIHAAVVLAAILFLAPLFSYLPMAALAALLLMVAWNMSEAHHVAHTLRIAPRSDVLVLLTCLLLTVLFDMVLAVGVGLLLAAGLFIKRMSELTDTRSLPRHSHQALNDLPEHVQALAIRGPLFFGAAERTLGALRRLDPHIRVVILDVSGVPMLDMTALAALHSIVLEYRKHGISLIVSGASPSLRLKLRRAGLQNAHGRLSYARDLPRARAICESWRSESDESTNL
- a CDS encoding PA4642 family protein translates to MRKDKKQVIGDEVSDEQIKLFLAVEPADATPPSLHKLVKAYRGLRDHDFERFVGFFVEAGYDLDAKDADGNDFVALIKDQRQSEAYIQAITAARG
- a CDS encoding DUF2845 domain-containing protein, which gives rise to MTTMKTLISCTLLMLLAGTVNAATWRCGSALASSGDSTAEVLSKCGEPNNRAFIGYKEQTDSYGFTHEVQIEEWNYGPRNGMNYFLRFEGNRLNRIDSKRGD